A region from the Populus trichocarpa isolate Nisqually-1 chromosome 18, P.trichocarpa_v4.1, whole genome shotgun sequence genome encodes:
- the LOC7476669 gene encoding trihelix transcription factor DF1 has translation MQPSNGGLSYIHHHHHQQQERQQHSMEDDCCCSPSVLQNLNHPCLSHLQQEQHKQPHQVFLQQHHQLFYPFQQQQQQQEQQSQGQGTPQNPSLFTMSFKLGRNEGSGNRKASALNNQDEVAATPTLLDGNEHINPPHAILMPRSWHPLEDYTTIKEPFWKQLEKKRWGSEEEEISGNRTRYFRPLEIEHVVDESRERCRNLDIKFPIFNELEAIYSLAKIAEANQTGSGSVLTGDHSPTNAGVSVPSSATNRQNVGANGAANNVTGVDHGSENSIGEEASLRKSQKRKRKRKLKEKLSYMAGFFENTVKKVMDHQEMLHRKFLEVIERMDRERTDREETWRQQEAEKHNREAISRAHEWASTSSREAQIVSYIERITGQSINLPIRMAPPLLQPEISNEPIKEITSTKSDSHSRWPKDEVEALIKVRSRIEIKFQEPGVKGPLWEEVSSLMSSMGYQRSAKRCKEKWENINKYFRKAKESPERRSQRSKTCSYFNQLDQLYSSSLINYPSSTTYMPSRGIEFDIEKQGHSEVLEAFAVGKDHLATITNPPGENIKGAEMSSSRFEFDGIAEKNEELEEGSSEQDKEVYKDDKQENGEQGKDDGSGDEENEN, from the exons ATGCAGCCTAGTAATGGCGGACTGTCATacatccatcatcatcatcatcaacaacaagaaaGGCAACAACATTCGATGGAAGATGATTGTTGTTGCTCACCATCagttttacaaaatctaaaccATCCTTGCCTTTCCCACTTGCAACAAGAACAACATAAACAGCCTCATCAAGTTTTTTTGCAGCAGCATCACCAGTTGTTTTATCCatttcagcagcagcagcagcaacaagaaCAACAGAGCCAGGGTCAAGGCACACCTCAAAACCCTTCACTATTCACTATGAGTTTCAAGTTGGGGCGCAATGAAGGAAGTGGCAACAGAAAGGCTAGTGCTTTAAATAATCAAGACGAAGTTGCTGCTACTCCTACATTACTTGATGGAAATGAGCATATTAATCCGCCACATGCCATTTTAATGCCTCGTTCTTGGCATCCCCTGGAAGATTATACCACCATCAAAGAACCGTTTTG GAAACAACTCGAGAAGAAGCGGTGGGGAAGTGAGGAGGAAGAAATTAGTGGAAACAGAACAAGGTATTTTAGGCCTTTAGAGATAGAACACGTAGTTGATGAAAGTAGGGAGAGATGCAGGAATTTGGACATCAAATTTCCCATCTTTAATGAGCTTGAAGCTATATATAGTCTTGCAAAGATTGCTGAAGCTAATCAAACAGGCTCTGGCTCTGTTCTCACAGGCGACCATTCACCAACGAATGCGGGGGTTTCAGTGCCATCCAGTGCTACAAATCGGCAAAATGTTGGTGCCAACGGTGCTGCCAATAATGTAACTGGGGTTGATCATGGGTCAGAGAATTCAATTGGAGAGGAAGCTTCATTGAGAAAGAGccagaagaggaagagaaagaggaaATTGAAGGAGAAATTAAGTTATATGGCTGGGTTCTTTGAGAACACGGTGAAGAAAGTGATGGATCACCAAGAAATGTTGCATAGGAAGTTCTTGGAAGTGATTGAAAGAATGGATAGAGAGAGAACAGATAGAGAAGAAACCTGGAGACAACAAGAAGCTGAAAAGCACAACAGAGAAGCCATTTCTAGAGCACATGAATGGGCTTCAACTTCAAGTAGAGAGGCTCAAATTGTTTCTTACATAGAGAGAATCACGGGCCAAAGTATCAATCTTCCTATTAGAATGGCTCCACCATTGCTGCAACCAGAAATTTCAAATGAGCCCATCAAAGAAATTACATCTACAAAATCTGACAGCCATAGCAGATGGCCTAAAGATGAAGTTGAGGCATTGATCAAAGTTAGAAGTAGAATAGagattaaatttcaagaacctGGCGTTAAGGGTCCTCTTTGGGAAGAGGTAAGTTCTTTAATGAGTTCAATGGGCTATCAAAGGAGTGCCAAGAGGTGTAAAGAGAAGTGGGAGAATATCaacaaatattttagaaaagcCAAAGAAAGTCCAGAGAGGAGGTCTCAGCGATCCAAAACCTGCTCTTATTTTAATCAACTGGATCAACTATACTCGAGTAGTCTCATTAACTATCCTTCGAGCACTACTTATATGCCATCACGTGGCATTGAGTTTGACATCGAAAAGCAAGGGCATTCGGAGGTTTTAGAAGCCTTTGCTGTTGGGAAAGACCACCTTGCAACTATAACAAATCCCCCTGGTGAGAACATAAAAGGTGCTGAAATGAGCTCTTCGAGATTTGAGTTTGATGGTATCGCTGAGAAAAACGAAGAACTTGAAGAAGGAAGCAGTGAGCAGGATAAAGAAGTTTACAAAGATGATAAGCAAGAGAATGGCGAACAAGGAAAAGATGACGGAAGTGGTgacgaagaaaatgaaaattga